The following coding sequences lie in one Maribacter forsetii DSM 18668 genomic window:
- a CDS encoding PAS domain S-box protein — MIKVPQISSASYLIRQLPTPTAFIDTNYNIVQTSDKWTSIFNKNEERITSKSLFAVFPNLSHKWKMVLDNCFKGNPQPMGIHQTIDSNGQELWFEWTNAPWYDTNENIVGAIIQLSNITEAVNNELELNKKELLLQQQAEITKIGRWEYNIVDNQLFWCSTTKSIHEVSPDFHPNIETALFYYKEGHSRNTISMALFEAQNKGKSWSNLKLQIITATGKEKWVMAGGKPIYNKGEMVGLIGTFQDIHEQVEADLKTIDNEKLLRTLIDNLPVNVYIKDTESRKVLVNKAECEYLGINDPKEIIGKSDFELYSYDAAKKSRKEDLKVMNTLRPVIGKETVKTTLDGKETSFLSSKIPLLNNKGEAYGIVGISLDISTLKEKEKELRNIINIASVQNKKLLNFAHIVSHNLRSHSANFSMLLNFLESEEDEVEKKNIVSMLTKASNNLLETLDNLNEVVSINTNTNIEIKEINLHNKVVDVCQNLSPFISNNKSKIENNIPASFNIKAVPAYLDSIITNFITNAVKYRHPERGGHVILSAEKKEGYSIVSIKDNGLGIDLNKYGEKLFGMYKTFHDHKDARGIGLYLTKNQIDAMNGKVEVSSEVGKGTKFKIFFNEKN, encoded by the coding sequence ATGATAAAAGTTCCCCAGATATCAAGTGCCTCGTACCTAATTAGACAATTGCCAACACCAACGGCTTTTATTGACACTAATTACAACATTGTTCAGACATCTGATAAATGGACGAGTATTTTTAATAAGAATGAAGAGCGTATTACCTCTAAAAGCTTATTTGCGGTTTTCCCTAACCTAAGCCATAAATGGAAAATGGTTTTAGATAATTGTTTTAAAGGAAACCCACAACCTATGGGTATTCATCAAACTATCGACTCTAATGGGCAAGAGCTATGGTTTGAATGGACAAATGCACCATGGTACGACACCAATGAAAATATAGTAGGGGCTATAATTCAATTAAGTAACATTACCGAAGCTGTAAACAATGAGCTAGAACTCAACAAGAAAGAGTTACTCTTGCAACAGCAAGCAGAAATTACCAAAATTGGAAGATGGGAATATAATATTGTAGACAACCAATTATTCTGGTGCTCCACCACAAAGTCTATTCATGAGGTTTCTCCAGATTTTCATCCAAATATTGAAACAGCTCTTTTCTATTATAAAGAAGGTCATAGTAGAAACACTATTTCAATGGCATTATTTGAAGCTCAAAACAAAGGTAAATCCTGGAGTAATCTAAAGCTGCAAATTATAACGGCCACAGGTAAAGAAAAATGGGTAATGGCCGGCGGAAAACCTATTTACAATAAAGGCGAAATGGTTGGTTTAATAGGTACATTTCAAGATATTCATGAGCAAGTAGAAGCGGATTTAAAGACTATTGACAATGAAAAATTACTTAGAACACTGATTGATAACCTACCCGTAAATGTTTATATAAAAGATACCGAATCTAGAAAGGTTTTAGTCAATAAAGCTGAATGTGAGTATTTAGGGATTAATGACCCAAAGGAAATTATAGGAAAAAGTGATTTTGAATTGTATTCATACGATGCCGCTAAAAAGTCTAGGAAAGAAGACTTAAAGGTAATGAACACGCTTAGACCTGTAATAGGGAAAGAGACTGTAAAAACCACTTTAGACGGTAAAGAAACCTCTTTTCTAAGTTCTAAAATACCTCTTTTAAACAATAAAGGTGAAGCATATGGTATTGTAGGAATCAGCTTAGATATATCAACATTAAAAGAAAAAGAAAAAGAGCTTAGAAATATTATAAACATTGCATCGGTTCAAAATAAAAAACTGTTGAACTTTGCACATATAGTTTCACATAACCTACGTTCTCACTCTGCTAATTTCTCCATGCTCTTAAACTTTTTGGAAAGCGAAGAAGATGAAGTTGAAAAGAAGAATATAGTTTCAATGCTAACTAAAGCTTCAAATAATCTATTAGAAACCTTAGATAATTTAAACGAGGTTGTTTCAATTAACACAAATACCAATATTGAAATCAAAGAAATAAACTTACATAACAAGGTTGTTGATGTATGCCAAAATCTATCTCCATTTATTTCTAACAACAAAAGTAAAATTGAAAATAATATTCCTGCGAGTTTCAACATAAAAGCAGTACCGGCATACTTAGATAGTATCATAACCAACTTTATTACCAATGCAGTTAAATACAGACATCCAGAAAGAGGCGGACATGTTATTCTAAGTGCCGAGAAAAAGGAGGGTTACTCCATTGTTTCCATAAAGGATAATGGGCTAGGTATCGACCTAAACAAATACGGTGAAAAACTTTTTGGCATGTATAAAACCTTTCATGACCACAAAGATGCAAGAGGCATTGGTCTGTACTTGACAAAAAACCAAATAGACGCTATGAACGGCAAAGTAGAAGTTAGTAGTGAAGTAGGAAAAGGAACAAAATTTAAAATTTTCTTTAATGAAAAAAATTAG
- a CDS encoding response regulator has product MKKISDITIIDDDAITVFGLRKLISSSVECNSIQSYENGKIALDAITDFYTNKKAIPQVIFLDINMPIMDGWEFLEAFIELPITNKIRINIVTSSIDPYDKKQWEYYKNKSHHLITFNQKPIDRNKITEITQVA; this is encoded by the coding sequence ATGAAAAAAATTAGTGACATCACTATAATTGACGACGATGCTATAACAGTATTTGGTTTACGTAAATTAATATCTTCAAGTGTTGAATGCAATTCAATACAATCATATGAAAACGGTAAAATTGCATTAGACGCAATAACTGATTTCTACACAAATAAAAAGGCAATTCCACAGGTTATATTTTTGGACATCAATATGCCCATAATGGACGGCTGGGAGTTTTTAGAGGCCTTTATTGAACTTCCAATAACCAACAAAATCAGAATTAACATTGTAACCTCTTCTATAGACCCCTATGACAAGAAACAATGGGAATATTATAAAAACAAAAGCCACCACTTAATCACTTTCAACCAAAAACCAATTGACAGAAATAAAATTACAGAAATTACCCAAGTAGCTTAA
- a CDS encoding M14 family metallopeptidase has translation MKNISILILAFLIFSCESKVENTKTDFPTPYEVSNKTETATYEEVIDFYLKLSKEFSSINIQTIGTTDSGKPLHIVTFSDKGDFDFKKLSENNTIMLINNGIHPGESDGIDATMLLFRDLASNEIETPKETIIATIPIYNVGGALNRNSTSRANQNGPLEYGFRGNAKNYDLNRDFIKTDTKNAETFAEIFHLINPDVFIDNHVSNGADYQYTLTHLFTQHNKLGGELGEYIHGSLMPQLQDSLSKSNWDITPYVNVFNSPPEKGFKQFMDHPRYSTGYTTLFNTVGMMVETHMLKPYDMRVEGTYELMRKMIAIAEKDGSKIKSLRDAAFLKNNAKEYYPIAYEVDTTNVSKYIFKGYKADTIISEVTDLKRLKYNREVPIETEVAYQDYFIASDSIKIPKAYVIGRQWDNIIEKLHLNKITYTTLQKDSTISVESYKIHEYQTYSSPYEGHYPHYNTTVTTSYETKEFHAGDIIVPTNQPGFRYILETLEPSAVDSFFNWNFFDTILQQKEGFSPYVFEDTALKMLENDTILKAKFEDKKMLDSDFNENWYKQLDWLFKQSDLYEKAHLQYPVYKIKK, from the coding sequence ATGAAAAATATATCAATCCTCATTTTAGCGTTCTTAATTTTCTCTTGCGAAAGTAAAGTTGAAAATACAAAGACAGATTTTCCTACTCCTTATGAAGTATCGAACAAAACAGAAACTGCCACCTATGAGGAGGTCATAGATTTTTACCTAAAATTATCAAAAGAATTTTCTTCAATCAACATACAAACCATTGGTACTACAGATAGCGGTAAACCGTTGCATATAGTTACTTTCAGCGACAAGGGCGATTTTGACTTTAAAAAGTTAAGCGAAAACAATACTATAATGTTAATCAACAATGGTATTCACCCCGGTGAAAGTGATGGCATTGACGCAACCATGTTATTATTTCGCGATTTGGCAAGTAATGAGATTGAAACTCCAAAAGAAACTATAATTGCCACTATACCAATTTATAACGTTGGTGGCGCACTAAATAGGAATAGTACCTCACGTGCAAACCAAAACGGACCTTTGGAATATGGATTTAGAGGTAATGCCAAAAACTACGATTTAAATAGAGATTTTATAAAAACGGACACCAAGAATGCAGAAACTTTTGCAGAAATCTTTCACCTCATAAATCCTGATGTTTTTATAGACAACCATGTAAGCAACGGTGCAGACTACCAATATACTCTTACACATTTATTTACACAACACAATAAATTGGGCGGTGAATTAGGTGAATATATTCATGGTTCATTAATGCCCCAATTACAAGATTCTTTATCCAAATCTAATTGGGATATTACACCTTATGTAAATGTCTTCAATAGTCCGCCAGAAAAAGGTTTTAAACAGTTCATGGATCACCCTAGATATTCTACAGGCTACACTACATTATTTAATACTGTTGGCATGATGGTAGAAACTCATATGCTAAAGCCATACGACATGCGTGTAGAAGGCACTTATGAACTCATGCGAAAAATGATTGCCATTGCCGAAAAAGACGGAAGTAAAATAAAATCTTTAAGAGATGCCGCATTCTTAAAAAACAACGCAAAAGAATATTACCCCATTGCCTATGAAGTTGACACTACAAATGTTAGCAAGTATATATTTAAGGGCTATAAGGCAGATACCATAATTAGTGAAGTTACAGATTTAAAAAGGTTAAAATACAACCGAGAAGTACCAATAGAAACCGAAGTAGCCTATCAAGATTATTTCATTGCCTCAGATTCTATTAAAATTCCTAAAGCATACGTGATAGGAAGACAGTGGGATAATATCATTGAAAAATTACATTTAAATAAGATAACCTATACCACTCTTCAAAAAGATTCAACCATATCTGTAGAATCTTATAAAATACATGAATACCAAACATATTCATCTCCTTATGAAGGCCACTACCCACACTATAATACTACTGTGACTACATCATATGAAACAAAAGAATTTCATGCAGGCGACATCATAGTACCTACAAATCAGCCTGGTTTTAGATATATTCTAGAAACTTTAGAGCCATCTGCAGTAGATTCATTTTTTAACTGGAATTTCTTTGATACCATTCTTCAACAAAAAGAGGGCTTCTCCCCTTATGTGTTTGAAGATACCGCCCTTAAAATGTTAGAAAACGACACTATTCTTAAAGCAAAATTTGAGGATAAAAAAATGCTTGATTCAGATTTCAACGAAAACTGGTACAAGCAATTAGATTGGCTTTTTAAGCAAAGTGATCTTTACGAAAAAGCACATTTACAATATCCGGTTTATAAGATAAAAAAGTAA